Proteins encoded together in one Ignavibacteria bacterium window:
- a CDS encoding glycosyltransferase family 4 protein, translating into MKVLFVSSGNQRGLSIICKAQADDLRSIGIEVQSFLIEGRGILGYTKNIFSLKKYLKINKLDLIHAHYGLSGIVALCAKGKEKLVVSFMGDDILGSNTNSGKIKIISRIIAKINIFLANIFYDFVIVKSKEMRKKIRTNKVEIVPNGVNLLKFPVLDKSSAREKLAIKSDSKLIIFVADPKRHEKNYKLAEQAVKLSKINNLEFRTIYKTTHSELYLYYNAADIVLMTSFHEGSPNVIKEAMACNCSIVTTNVGDISWVIGSTPGCFITKFNVQDVLAQILFALNFVKENGRTYGRDRIIELGLDSVAVAKRINEIYHRISE; encoded by the coding sequence ATGAAAGTACTTTTTGTTTCAAGTGGTAACCAGAGAGGATTAAGTATAATTTGTAAAGCTCAAGCTGACGATTTGAGGTCTATCGGAATAGAAGTTCAAAGTTTTTTAATTGAAGGGCGTGGAATCTTAGGATATACTAAAAATATTTTTTCGTTAAAAAAGTATTTAAAAATTAATAAATTAGACTTAATTCACGCCCATTACGGATTAAGTGGAATAGTTGCATTATGTGCAAAGGGAAAAGAAAAATTAGTCGTTTCATTTATGGGAGATGATATTTTAGGTTCAAATACTAATAGCGGAAAAATTAAAATTATTAGTAGAATTATAGCCAAAATAAACATATTTCTCGCTAATATTTTTTATGACTTTGTAATAGTGAAATCGAAAGAGATGAGAAAAAAAATTAGAACAAATAAAGTAGAAATTGTTCCGAATGGTGTAAATCTATTAAAATTTCCAGTATTGGATAAAAGTAGTGCACGAGAAAAACTAGCAATCAAATCGGACTCTAAATTAATAATATTTGTGGCTGATCCAAAAAGACATGAAAAAAATTATAAATTAGCGGAACAGGCTGTAAAATTGTCAAAGATTAATAATCTTGAGTTTAGAACTATTTATAAAACCACTCATTCTGAATTGTACTTATACTACAATGCCGCTGACATTGTGTTAATGACCTCTTTTCATGAGGGATCTCCAAATGTTATAAAAGAAGCAATGGCTTGCAATTGTTCTATAGTTACCACAAATGTTGGCGATATTAGTTGGGTTATCGGCTCAACGCCTGGGTGTTTTATCACTAAATTTAATGTTCAAGATGTTTTGGCGCAAATATTATTTGCCCTTAACTTTGTCAAAGAGAATGGGAGAACATATGGAAGAGATAGAATAATTGAGCTAGGATTAGATTCAGTAGCAGTGGCAAAAAGAATAAATGAAATTTATCATAGGATCAGCGAATAA